A portion of the Rhodopseudomonas sp. BAL398 genome contains these proteins:
- the rpmF gene encoding 50S ribosomal protein L32 produces the protein MAVPRRKTSPSRRGMRRSADALKTPTYAEDKDSGELRRPHHLDLKTGMYKGRQVLKVKKDS, from the coding sequence ATGGCCGTTCCGAGAAGAAAAACTTCGCCCTCGCGGCGTGGCATGCGTCGTTCCGCGGACGCGCTGAAGACCCCGACCTATGCCGAGGACAAGGATTCCGGCGAATTGCGCCGCCCTCACCACCTCGACCTGAAGACCGGGATGTACAAGGGCCGCCAGGTCCTGAAGGTCAAGAAAGACTCCTGA
- the mtgA gene encoding monofunctional biosynthetic peptidoglycan transglycosylase, with protein sequence MRRLIRIAIMVVLGLLALPYLLTPFYGTGHPVSTLMAWRWLSGAPVSRQWVDLDAISAALPRTVVGSEDAKYCSHRGIDWDSVRDVIDDLQDGEAARGGSTITQQVAKNLFLWPGRSVVRKALEFPLALWIDLVLSKQRVLEIYLNIAEWGPEGQFGAEAGAQYAFGRGASQLSARQAALMAAILPNPISRSARNPGRGVRRLASKYVARAQSSELGRCWNANRGS encoded by the coding sequence ATGAGACGACTGATCCGTATTGCCATCATGGTGGTGTTGGGTCTGCTGGCCTTGCCCTATCTGCTGACGCCGTTCTATGGCACCGGCCATCCGGTCTCGACCTTGATGGCCTGGCGCTGGCTGTCCGGCGCGCCGGTGTCGCGGCAATGGGTCGATCTGGATGCGATCTCAGCGGCCTTGCCGCGCACCGTGGTCGGTTCCGAAGACGCCAAATACTGCAGCCATCGGGGCATCGACTGGGATTCGGTGCGCGACGTCATCGACGACCTGCAGGATGGCGAGGCCGCGCGCGGCGGTTCGACCATCACCCAGCAGGTGGCCAAGAACCTGTTCCTGTGGCCGGGCCGCAGCGTGGTGCGCAAGGCGCTGGAATTTCCGCTGGCGCTGTGGATCGATCTGGTGCTGTCAAAGCAGCGGGTGCTGGAGATTTACCTCAATATCGCCGAATGGGGGCCGGAAGGGCAGTTCGGCGCCGAGGCCGGCGCCCAATATGCGTTTGGACGCGGTGCCTCGCAGCTCTCCGCCCGCCAGGCCGCGCTGATGGCGGCGATCCTGCCCAACCCGATCAGCCGCAGCGCCCGCAATCCGGGCCGCGGGGTGCGCCGTCTGGCGTCGAAATATGTCGCGCGAGCGCAGTCGTCGGAACTTGGGCGGTGCTGGAACGCAAATCGCGGCTCCTGA
- a CDS encoding polyprenyl synthetase family protein, translated as MATGTSSIDFAKRLDATADDTEALLARLLGDDLLPDETARPPRLMEAMRYSSLGGGKRLRPFLVVESAAVFGVQREAALLAGAALECIHCYSLIHDDLPAMDNSDLRRGRPTLHKAYDDATAILAGDALLTLAFDIITRDEIHRDPLVRLLLTRALARASGIGGMAGGQILDLAGEGRFGDREPVDVARLQQMKTGALLRFGCVAGAILGQASAEQYKALEDYGRALGEAFQIADDLLDVEGDAEALGKPAGADAALGKTTFVTQLGIDGAKRRIADLLARADQALSVFGAKGDVLRAAAHFVAARKN; from the coding sequence ATGGCCACCGGCACTTCCTCGATCGACTTTGCCAAGCGGCTCGATGCCACCGCTGACGATACCGAAGCCCTGCTTGCCCGCCTGCTTGGCGACGATCTGTTGCCCGACGAAACCGCGCGGCCGCCGCGGCTGATGGAGGCGATGCGCTATTCGAGTCTCGGCGGCGGCAAGCGGCTGCGGCCGTTCCTGGTGGTCGAGAGCGCGGCGGTGTTCGGCGTCCAGCGCGAGGCGGCGCTGCTGGCCGGGGCGGCGCTGGAGTGCATCCATTGCTATTCGCTGATCCATGACGACCTGCCGGCGATGGACAACAGCGATCTGCGCCGCGGTCGCCCGACGCTGCACAAGGCCTATGACGACGCCACCGCGATTCTAGCCGGCGACGCGCTGCTGACGCTGGCGTTCGACATCATCACCCGGGACGAGATCCATCGCGATCCGCTGGTGCGGTTGCTGCTGACCCGGGCCTTGGCGCGGGCCTCCGGGATCGGCGGCATGGCCGGCGGACAGATTCTCGATCTGGCCGGCGAGGGCCGCTTTGGCGATCGCGAGCCGGTCGACGTGGCGCGGTTGCAGCAGATGAAGACCGGCGCGCTGCTGCGCTTCGGCTGCGTCGCCGGCGCCATTCTCGGCCAGGCCTCGGCCGAGCAATACAAGGCGCTGGAAGATTATGGCCGCGCGCTCGGCGAGGCATTCCAGATCGCCGACGACCTGCTCGATGTCGAAGGCGACGCCGAGGCGCTCGGCAAGCCGGCCGGGGCCGACGCGGCGCTCGGCAAGACCACCTTCGTCACCCAGCTTGGCATCGACGGCGCCAAGCGGCGGATCGCCGATCTCTTGGCGCGCGCCGATCAGGCGTTGTCGGTGTTCGGCGCCAAGGGCGACGTGCTGCGCGCCGCCGCGCATTTCGTCGCCGCGCGAAAGAACTAG
- a CDS encoding DUF1345 domain-containing protein, which translates to MAEQEIDDPRLLRFRKLPRPVRVVYARPRLFIAILIGIVAFVLLPGSLRLVTRLLIGWDVSLALYLILAFAMMYRCGVEHIRRNAVLQDDGRFLILMVTSIGAFASMAAIVTELGASHRGAAELTLATLTIALTWAAVHTTFALHYAHDFYRGTPGGLAFPGETAEPDYWDFVYFSFVIGMTAQVSDVGITDKTIRRTATAHGVAAFVYNTALVALMVNIAASAI; encoded by the coding sequence ATGGCCGAGCAGGAGATCGACGATCCGCGGCTGTTGCGTTTTCGCAAATTGCCGCGGCCGGTTCGTGTGGTCTATGCCCGGCCCCGGCTGTTCATCGCGATCCTGATCGGGATCGTCGCCTTTGTCCTGCTGCCGGGGTCGCTGCGGCTGGTGACCCGGCTGCTGATCGGCTGGGACGTTTCGCTGGCGCTCTACCTGATCCTGGCCTTTGCGATGATGTACCGCTGCGGCGTCGAGCATATTCGCCGCAACGCCGTCCTGCAGGACGACGGTCGCTTCCTGATCCTGATGGTGACGTCGATCGGCGCCTTCGCCAGCATGGCGGCGATCGTCACCGAGCTTGGCGCCTCGCATCGCGGCGCCGCCGAGCTGACGCTGGCGACGCTGACCATCGCGCTGACCTGGGCGGCGGTGCACACCACCTTCGCCCTGCACTATGCGCATGATTTCTATCGCGGCACGCCGGGCGGGCTGGCGTTCCCCGGCGAAACCGCCGAGCCGGATTATTGGGACTTCGTGTATTTCTCCTTCGTGATCGGGATGACCGCGCAGGTCTCCGATGTCGGCATCACCGACAAGACGATCCGTCGCACCGCCACCGCGCATGGCGTGGCCGCCTTCGTCTACAACACCGCGCTGGTCGCCCTGATGGTCAACATCGCCGCCAGCGCGATCTGA
- a CDS encoding Na+/H+ antiporter, translating to MEAKFQIFLTLLAVLAGTALLARRLNVAPAILLLISGIALAFVPGMPGIELPPELILLLVLPPLIYSAAVAMSWREFCSNLRPIALLAIGCVIFTACAVAVATHYLIGLPWSVGFLLGAIVAPPDVVAPLAIARKLGLPRRILVVLEGEGLANDATALILYRFAVVAITTGAFSLPQASATFVAILAGEVLFGAAVGWLSLRARHWVRDPQIEMTLSLLTPYIAYWIPEHLGGSGVIATVACGLYISWNGPLLIPSATRLQGIFFWDLVIYLIEGMLFLLTGFQMRVLLEKSKEFPFGDILTASILVAAIVIVARFAWVYPASYLPGLLSKRLRAREPLPNRRAVFVVAFTGVRGAVSLAAALALPYALPGGELFPDRDLILFVAFGVILITLIGLGLTLPAVVRLLGVARAGKDEYAAERDSEIAARREALAAALASLDAMTNDRELSDEVVKLLRARHETRANLLPVSFGPDRDQVSATGITLVRELIAAERTFIHRQLRDGKITDESRRRIERDLDLEEASLANREVGTGTV from the coding sequence GTGGAAGCCAAGTTTCAGATCTTCCTGACCTTGCTGGCGGTGCTGGCCGGCACCGCGCTGCTGGCGCGCCGGCTCAATGTCGCGCCGGCGATCCTGCTGCTGATATCCGGCATCGCACTGGCCTTCGTCCCCGGCATGCCGGGGATCGAACTGCCGCCGGAGCTGATCCTGCTGCTGGTGCTGCCGCCGCTGATCTATTCCGCCGCGGTGGCGATGAGCTGGCGCGAATTCTGCTCCAATCTGCGGCCGATCGCCCTGCTGGCGATCGGCTGCGTGATCTTCACCGCCTGCGCGGTGGCGGTGGCGACGCACTATCTGATCGGGCTGCCCTGGAGCGTCGGCTTTCTGCTCGGCGCCATTGTGGCGCCGCCGGACGTCGTGGCACCACTGGCGATTGCCCGCAAACTCGGGCTGCCGCGGCGGATCCTGGTGGTGCTGGAGGGCGAGGGCCTGGCCAATGACGCCACCGCGCTGATCCTGTATCGCTTCGCCGTGGTGGCGATCACCACCGGGGCGTTCTCGCTGCCGCAGGCGTCCGCGACCTTCGTGGCGATTCTCGCCGGCGAAGTGCTGTTCGGCGCCGCGGTCGGCTGGCTCAGCCTGCGCGCCCGGCATTGGGTGCGCGATCCGCAGATCGAAATGACGCTGTCGCTGCTGACGCCCTATATCGCCTATTGGATTCCCGAGCATCTCGGCGGCTCCGGGGTGATCGCCACGGTGGCCTGCGGGCTCTATATCAGCTGGAACGGCCCTTTACTGATCCCGTCGGCGACCCGGCTGCAGGGCATCTTCTTCTGGGATCTGGTGATCTATCTGATCGAGGGCATGCTGTTCCTGCTCACCGGCTTTCAGATGCGGGTGCTGCTGGAGAAATCCAAGGAGTTTCCGTTCGGCGACATCCTCACGGCCAGCATTCTGGTGGCGGCGATCGTCATCGTGGCGCGGTTCGCCTGGGTCTATCCGGCGAGCTATCTGCCGGGGCTGCTGAGCAAGCGGTTGCGCGCGCGCGAGCCGCTGCCGAACAGGCGCGCGGTGTTCGTGGTCGCCTTTACCGGCGTGCGCGGCGCGGTGTCGCTGGCCGCGGCGCTGGCGCTGCCCTATGCGCTGCCGGGCGGCGAACTGTTTCCCGACCGCGACCTGATCCTGTTCGTCGCGTTCGGCGTGATTTTGATCACGCTGATCGGGCTTGGGCTCACCTTGCCGGCGGTGGTCCGGCTGCTCGGCGTCGCCCGCGCCGGCAAGGACGAATATGCCGCCGAGCGCGATTCGGAAATCGCGGCGCGGCGCGAGGCGCTGGCCGCAGCACTTGCCTCGCTCGACGCCATGACCAATGACCGCGAATTGTCCGACGAGGTGGTCAAGCTGCTGCGGGCGCGGCACGAGACCCGCGCCAATCTGCTGCCGGTCTCGTTCGGCCCCGATCGCGACCAGGTCTCGGCCACCGGCATCACGCTGGTCCGCGAGTTGATCGCGGCGGAGCGTACATTCATCCATCGGCAATTGCGCGACGGCAAGATCACCGACGAAAGCCGCCGCCGCATCGAACGCGACCTCGATCTCGAAGAGGCGAGCCTGGCCAATCGCGAGGTCGGGACGGGGACGGTGTAG
- a CDS encoding glycine hydroxymethyltransferase, with protein MDINEQRLLERAAARGDALLRDRIVLYAGASMPSPAAQAAYTPALSAYPAMGPSFAKEQPDTDLVSELEVAIRGKICALLGANWAEPRLPSCTIANLAVFHAFGAPGALMLGPAAAHGGHLSQRRGGTPDLAGLTVEELPFDAGCRRLDAAAAAAMVQERRPALVLLGRSVMITPDDIAPVVASAQAVGAMTIFDASHVLGLIIGGTFPNPLALGVDVLTSSTYKTLPGRPHSVIAGRNPADGERLARLIDDKMLANYDAGRLPSLLVTLIDAERDAGDYARRICANSAVLAEALDARGVAVIAPRPGDLFTHQILIPIDGAMMPAETMKALERDAILVGTCADPTAAGHYALRIGTQFMTARGYGDAEFRALADTLARLLETTSSGRMAVRSKAD; from the coding sequence ATGGACATCAATGAACAACGGCTGCTCGAACGAGCGGCCGCGCGCGGCGACGCGCTGCTGCGCGACCGCATCGTGCTTTATGCCGGCGCCAGCATGCCGAGCCCCGCCGCCCAGGCCGCCTATACGCCCGCGCTCAGCGCCTATCCGGCGATGGGACCGAGCTTTGCCAAGGAACAGCCCGACACTGATCTGGTGTCGGAGCTCGAAGTCGCGATCCGCGGCAAGATCTGCGCGCTGCTTGGCGCGAACTGGGCGGAGCCGCGGCTGCCGAGCTGCACCATCGCCAACCTCGCGGTGTTCCACGCCTTCGGTGCGCCTGGCGCGCTGATGTTGGGGCCGGCCGCGGCCCATGGCGGCCATCTCAGCCAGCGTCGCGGCGGCACCCCCGATCTCGCCGGGCTCACGGTCGAGGAACTGCCATTCGATGCCGGGTGCCGCAGGCTCGACGCGGCGGCGGCCGCCGCCATGGTCCAGGAACGCCGGCCCGCTCTGGTGCTGCTCGGCCGCTCGGTGATGATCACGCCCGACGACATCGCCCCGGTGGTCGCCAGCGCCCAGGCGGTGGGGGCGATGACGATCTTCGACGCCTCGCATGTGCTGGGCCTGATCATCGGCGGCACCTTCCCCAATCCGCTGGCGCTCGGCGTCGACGTGCTGACCAGCTCCACCTACAAGACGCTGCCGGGCCGGCCGCACAGCGTGATCGCCGGCCGCAACCCGGCCGATGGCGAACGGCTCGCCAGGCTGATCGATGACAAGATGCTGGCCAATTACGACGCAGGCCGGCTGCCGTCGCTGCTGGTCACGCTGATCGACGCCGAGCGGGACGCCGGCGATTACGCCCGGCGGATCTGCGCCAATTCGGCGGTGCTGGCCGAAGCGCTCGACGCCCGCGGCGTGGCAGTGATCGCGCCGCGACCGGGCGATCTGTTCACCCACCAGATCCTGATCCCGATCGACGGCGCCATGATGCCGGCCGAGACGATGAAGGCGTTGGAGCGCGATGCGATCCTGGTCGGGACCTGCGCCGACCCCACCGCCGCCGGCCACTATGCGTTGCGCATCGGCACCCAATTCATGACCGCCCGCGGCTATGGCGACGCCGAATTCCGCGCCCTCGCCGACACGCTGGCGCGGCTATTGGAGACAACGAGCTCCGGGCGGATGGCGGTTCGCTCAAAAGCTGATTGA
- a CDS encoding amino acid ABC transporter ATP-binding protein — protein sequence MISIRDVSKSYGDFKVLSHCTTSVAKGEVVVVCGPSGSGKSTLIKTVNGLEPIDSGTIIVSDVDVGAPKTNLSLLRAKVGMVFQHFELFPHLSITENLVLAQVKVLGRSRAEALAKGSALLERVGLSAHADKFPGQLSGGQQQRVAIARALAMDPVLMLFDEPTSALDPEMIKEVLDVMVQLASEGMTMMVVTHEMGFARKVANRVIFMDSGEIVEDAATEEFFGQPRSERAQQFLSKILSH from the coding sequence ATGATTTCGATAAGGGACGTCTCGAAGTCCTATGGCGACTTCAAGGTATTGTCGCATTGCACGACCTCGGTCGCCAAAGGCGAGGTCGTGGTAGTCTGCGGACCGTCCGGCTCCGGCAAATCCACGCTGATCAAGACCGTAAACGGGCTGGAGCCGATCGACAGCGGAACGATCATCGTCAGCGACGTCGATGTCGGCGCGCCGAAGACTAATCTGTCGCTGCTGCGCGCCAAGGTCGGCATGGTGTTCCAGCATTTCGAGCTGTTCCCCCATCTGTCGATCACCGAGAATCTGGTGCTCGCGCAGGTGAAGGTGCTGGGCCGCAGCCGCGCCGAAGCCCTGGCCAAGGGCAGTGCGCTGCTCGAACGCGTCGGGCTGTCGGCCCATGCGGACAAATTCCCGGGCCAGCTTTCGGGCGGCCAGCAGCAGCGCGTGGCGATCGCCCGCGCGCTGGCGATGGACCCGGTCCTGATGCTGTTCGACGAGCCGACCTCGGCGCTCGATCCCGAAATGATCAAGGAAGTGCTCGACGTCATGGTCCAGCTCGCCAGCGAGGGCATGACCATGATGGTGGTGACCCACGAGATGGGCTTCGCCCGCAAGGTGGCCAACCGGGTGATCTTCATGGATAGCGGCGAGATCGTCGAGGACGCCGCCACCGAGGAATTCTTCGGCCAGCCGCGCAGCGAGCGCGCCCAGCAATTCCTGTCGAAGATCCTGTCGCACTAA
- a CDS encoding amino acid ABC transporter permease, with the protein MLSGFDLQTIVNALPYLIFTGMRFTLALTACATLLGIVIGTVLAIMRLSRFPILSGFAAIYVNLLRSLPLVLVIFWFYFLVPFVVQWLLGSPRPVRIDPFWSSVVTFTLFEAAYFCEIVRSGIQSLPTGQTMAAHALGLTGAQTMAYVVLPQALRNMLPLLLTQTIILFQDTSLVYVLSITDFLGAAARIAQRDGRLLEMYLFAAAVYFVISILASFAVRRLQKRVAIIN; encoded by the coding sequence ATGCTATCCGGCTTCGACCTCCAGACCATCGTCAACGCGCTGCCCTATCTGATTTTTACCGGGATGCGCTTCACCCTGGCGCTGACCGCCTGCGCCACGCTGCTCGGCATCGTGATCGGCACCGTGCTTGCCATCATGCGGCTGTCGCGCTTTCCGATCCTCTCGGGCTTTGCCGCGATCTACGTCAATCTGCTGCGCTCGCTGCCGCTGGTGCTGGTGATCTTCTGGTTCTACTTCCTGGTGCCGTTCGTCGTGCAATGGCTGCTCGGATCGCCGCGCCCGGTGCGGATCGATCCGTTCTGGTCGTCGGTGGTCACCTTCACGCTGTTCGAGGCCGCTTATTTCTGCGAGATCGTGCGCTCCGGCATCCAGTCGCTGCCGACCGGCCAGACCATGGCGGCCCATGCGCTCGGCCTGACCGGCGCGCAGACCATGGCCTATGTCGTGCTGCCGCAGGCGCTGCGCAACATGCTGCCGCTGCTGCTGACCCAGACCATCATCCTGTTTCAGGACACCTCGCTGGTCTATGTGCTGTCGATCACCGACTTTCTCGGCGCGGCGGCCCGGATCGCCCAGCGCGACGGCCGTCTGCTCGAGATGTATCTGTTCGCCGCAGCCGTTTACTTCGTGATCTCGATTCTGGCATCGTTCGCGGTGCGACGGCTGCAGAAGCGCGTCGCGATCATCAATTAG